Proteins encoded within one genomic window of Deltaproteobacteria bacterium:
- a CDS encoding replication-associated recombination protein A, whose translation MDLFDSAPPKSPQAYQPLAERMRPATLDDFIGQEHLLGPGKLLRELVAAGKLKSLILWGPPGTGKTTLAQILATSAHAVCVHFSAVTSGVKELKKIIQDAEDLQRRGKTTVLFVDEIHHFNKSQQDNFLPYVERGTLILIGATTENPSFEVISPLLSRCQVLVLQPLSVEAMSSIIDSALRDGKRGLGEWALRLDDAAREFLIQQSQGDCRVALNALETAATLAHKSQSQMIELAHLQEALQRRPLQYDKAGEEHYNVISAFIKSMRGSDPDAAIYWMMRMLDAGEDPLFIARRMVIFAAEDIGNADPRALQVAVAAKDAFHFVGLPEGKIPLAQAVTYLATAPKSNASYKAMLAAGEDVQQRGALAVPLHLRNAPTGLMKKLGYGKDYKYAHNYDEHVVEQQHLPQELSGRKYYSPSESGYEKQIKDRLTYWQEKKKKPK comes from the coding sequence ATGGATCTGTTTGATTCCGCGCCGCCAAAATCACCGCAGGCGTATCAACCTCTCGCCGAGCGCATGCGTCCGGCGACGCTCGATGATTTCATCGGCCAAGAACATTTGCTCGGCCCGGGCAAATTACTGCGCGAGTTGGTCGCCGCCGGCAAACTAAAATCGCTAATTCTCTGGGGACCGCCGGGCACCGGCAAAACCACCCTGGCGCAAATTCTTGCGACCTCTGCCCACGCCGTCTGCGTGCACTTTTCCGCGGTCACCTCCGGCGTCAAAGAGCTAAAAAAAATCATTCAAGATGCCGAAGATTTACAGCGGCGCGGCAAGACCACGGTGCTGTTTGTCGACGAGATCCATCACTTCAACAAATCGCAGCAGGACAATTTTTTGCCCTACGTCGAGCGCGGCACGTTGATCTTGATCGGCGCCACCACCGAAAACCCCTCCTTCGAGGTGATCTCTCCCCTACTCTCGCGCTGCCAAGTTTTGGTGCTCCAGCCGCTCTCGGTCGAGGCGATGAGTTCCATCATCGATAGCGCTCTGCGCGATGGGAAACGTGGGCTGGGAGAGTGGGCCCTGCGCTTGGACGACGCCGCGCGTGAATTTCTCATTCAACAATCACAAGGCGATTGCCGCGTGGCGCTAAACGCCCTGGAGACTGCCGCCACACTGGCGCACAAATCACAGAGCCAGATGATCGAACTGGCGCACTTGCAGGAAGCCCTGCAACGCCGGCCACTGCAATACGATAAGGCCGGCGAAGAGCACTACAACGTCATTTCGGCGTTTATCAAAAGCATGCGCGGCAGCGACCCCGATGCGGCGATCTACTGGATGATGCGCATGCTCGACGCCGGCGAAGACCCGCTCTTCATTGCCCGGCGCATGGTCATTTTTGCCGCCGAAGATATCGGCAACGCCGATCCGCGCGCGCTCCAGGTCGCGGTGGCGGCGAAGGACGCGTTTCATTTCGTTGGACTACCCGAAGGGAAGATTCCTTTGGCGCAAGCGGTCACCTATTTGGCCACTGCGCCCAAATCCAATGCTTCGTACAAAGCCATGCTCGCCGCCGGCGAAGACGTGCAACAGCGCGGCGCGCTGGCGGTGCCGCTCCATCTGCGCAATGCGCCCACCGGGCTAATGAAAAAATTAGGCTACGGCAAAGATTACAAATATGCCCACAACTACGACGAACATGTCGTCGAGCAGCAGCACCTGCCGCAGGAGCTCAGCGGTAGAAAATACTATTCCCCTTCCGAATCGGGCTACGAAAAGCAGATAAAGGACCGGCTCACCTATTGGCAAGAAAAGAAAAAAAAACCTAAGTAG